One genomic segment of Vulpes vulpes isolate BD-2025 chromosome 2, VulVul3, whole genome shotgun sequence includes these proteins:
- the GSX2 gene encoding GS homeobox 2, giving the protein MSRSFYVDSLIIKDSSRPAPSLPEPHPGPDFFIPLGMPSPLVMSVSGPGCPSRKSGAFCVCPLCVTSHLHSSRGPAGSGGGGGAGAGSAGAGGGGAPGGAGALPLLKGQFSSGPGDAQFCPRVSHAHHHHHPPQHHHHHHQPQQPGSAAAAAAAAAAAAAAAAALGHPQHHAPVCAATTYNVGDPRRFHCLTMGGSDASQVPNGKRMRTAFTSTQLLELEREFSSNMYLSRLRRIEIATYLNLSEKQVKIWFQNRRVKHKKEGKGTQRNSHAGCKCVGSQAHYARSEDEDSLSPASANDDKEISPL; this is encoded by the exons ATGTCGCGCTCCTTCTATGTCGACTCGCTCATCATCAAGGACTCGTCGCGGCCCGCGCCCTCGCTGCCCGAGCCGCACCCCGGGCCAGATTTCTTCATCCCGCTGGGCATGCCGTCCCCGCTGGTGATGTCGGTGTCGGGGCCCGGCTGCCCGTCCCGCAAGAGCGGCGCGTTCTGCGTTTGCCCGCTCTGCGTCACTTCGCACCTGCACTCCTCGCGCGGGCCCgcgggctcgggcggcggcgggggcgcgggggccgggagCGCGGGCGCCGGGGGTggcggggcgccggggggcgccggggcccTGCCTCTGCTCAAGGGCCAGTTCTCCTCGGGCCCCGGGGACGCGCAGTTCTGCCCACGCGTGAGCCACGcgcaccatcaccaccacccgccgcagcaccaccatcaccaccaccagccccagcagccgggctccgccgccgccgctgcggccgcggcggcggcggccgcggcggccgcggcggccttGGGGCATCCTCAGCACCACGCACCTGTCTGTGCCGCCACCACCTACAACGTGGGGGACCCGCGGAGATTCCACTGCCTCACCATGG GGGGCTCGGacgccagccaggtgcccaacgGCAAGAGGATGAGGACGGCGTTCACCAGCACGCAGCTCCTGGAGCTGGAGCGGGAATTCTCTTCCAACATGTACCTGTCTCGACTCCGGAGGATCGAAATCGCGACCTACCTGAACCTGTCGGAGAAGCAGGTGAAAATCTGGTTTCAGAACCGCCGGGTGAAGCataagaaagaagggaagggcaCCCAGAGGAACAGTCACGCGGGCTGCAAGTGTGTCGGCAGCCAGGCGCACTATGCGCGCTCCGAGGATGAGGACTCCTTGTCGCCGGCATCGGCCAACGATGACAAGGAGATTTCCCCGCTATGA